One Elusimicrobiaceae bacterium genomic window, GATCACACGCGACAGCGAAATACGCGCCGCTTCGATCTGGCGAGACGACAGCCAGTACGGCTCAAGCGCTTTCATCCCGTATTCGCCAAACGACACATCGGCCCCGCGCGTGGCGTTGCCTCTGTTCTTGGGCGCGCTGTGGGTTTTTCTATATTTGGTCTTCTTAGGCATCAGCATGGTCGGACGCCTCCTTCTTTGCAGGCTCTTCTTTCGCGGCTTCGGGAGTCTCGGAATCGGTGAACCCGCCGTTCTTGCGCATTTCGGCAAGCAGTTCCTTGGGCGATTTCGCGAAATGGTCTTTCTTGTAGATCCAGCATTTCACGCCGATCTTGCCGCTTATCGTGTTGGCTTCGGTAAAACCGTAGTCAATATCGGCGCAGAGCGTATGCAGCGGCACGCGGCCTTCGCGTTTCCACTCGGTGCGGGCGATTTCCGCGCCGCCCAGCCGGCCGGCGACCATGATCTTGATGCCCAGCGCCTTGGCCGACATGGCGCGGTCAATCGCGCGTTTCATCGCTCCCCCGAAATGCGCCCGCCGCTCAAGCTGCATCGCGATCGCTTCCGCGACGAGCTGCGCGTCGGTTTCCGGGTTCTTGATCTCCATGACGTTAACCGAAGTCCGGCTTCCGGTAAGCTCCTGGATGCTCTTGCGCAACGTTTCGATATCGCCGCCCTTCTTGCCGATCACCACGCCCGGCCGTGCGGTATGCACGTTCACGCGAAGGAAAGAGCCCGCCCGTTCGATGCCGATCCAGCTTATCGCCGCCATCGGATAGCGGTTCTTGACCAGCGTGCGGATTTCAAAATCCTGATTGATCAGGGCAGGCATGTTGTTCGGAGCGAACCACCGGCTCTGCCAGTCCTGAATGTATCCCAGCCTCATTGACCTAGGGTGTATTTTATGACCCATAATTATCGTGAGATTAACTCACACCTCCTTTCGTGTCAGACACCACCACCGTCAGGTGGCATACTTTCCGTCTGAACGGCAGCGCCCGCCCCTGAGGGCCGGGCTGCACGCGGCGGAGGTGTTTCATCGGGCCCATATCGGCGTAAATCCGCGTAACCCAGATGGTCGCGGGATCAAGTTGCTTGCCCAGCTTGACGGACAGGTTCGCCGCGGCCGAATGTATCGCCTTGCGCACCATGTCGGACGAGCGGCGCGGCGCCATTTCCACCAGCTGTTCCGCCACGAGCACGTTCTTGCCCCGAATTTGGTCGGCTATCTGGCCGACCTTTCTTCTGCCGTATCTTTGAAACTTGGCTATTGCCACAGCATCCATAATTCTATCCTCTTGATTGTTTAGGTAAGGGAGGCCGACTTCTTCGTGTGCGATTCGCCGTGACCCCGGAACGTGCGGGTGAACGCGAACTCGCCCAGCTTGTGCCCTACCATTCTTTCCGACACATAGACCGGAAGGAACTTCTGACCGTTGTGCACCATAAAAGTGTGTCCCACGAACTCGGGGCTGATCGTGCACGCCCTGGCCCATGTTTTCACAGATTTCTTGTTGCCCGAGTCATTCATCGCGCGAACCTTCTTGAGAAGGCTTTCGTCAATATACGGACCTTTTTTTGTAGATCTTCCCATTTTTTCCTCTCAATTAAGCGCGAGCCTTCGCTTTGCGCCGGTCCTGGACAATCATCCAGTTCCAAACTTTCTGCACGCGGGTCTTGAAACCCTTGGCTTTCTGGTTCCACGGCGAGCGGGCGATGTTGCCGCCTTTCGAATGTCCGCGGCCGCCGCCCATCGGGTGGTCCACCGCGTTCATCGCGCCGCCGCGCACCGTCGGGCGGATGCCCAGGTGCCGCTTGCGGCCGGCATTGCCGATCACGATCGTGTTGTGCTCGACGTTGCCCACCTGCCCGATTGTGGCCATGCAGTCAACCGGCAGCAGCCGGATTTCGCCGGAAGGCATCCTGATATGCGCGTATTTCCCTTCCCGCGCCAGCAGCTGCGCCTGCGCCCCGGCCGACCGCACCAGCTGCGCGCCCCGGCCAACCAGCATTTCGATATTATGCAGGAATGTGCCTTCCGGAATATTCTTCAGAGGAAGCGCATTGCCGACTTTGATATCGGCCTGCGGCCCGCTGTTGAGCATATCCCCGACTTTCACGCCTACGGGATGCAGAATATACCGCTTTTCCCCGTCCGCGTAGTTCAAAAGACAGATCCGCGAGCTCCGGTTCGGATCGTACTCGATCGAAACCACTTTCGCCGGAATTCCGTATTTCTCCCGCTTGAAATCAATCTTGCGGAATGCGCGCTTGTGCCCGCCACCGATATGGCGCACCATAACCATGCCGGTATTGTTGCGGCCGCCGCTTTTGCGCAGTCCCGTCGTCAGGCTCTTTTCAGGAACGGTTTTCGTGATTTCCGAAAAATCCGCTACGGTGATAAATCTCCTCGACGGTGTATAAGGTCTAAACGATTTGGGCATAAATGTTATATCCTCTCCTTTCAGGCGGCATCAGAAACTTCTATCTTCTGCCCGTCCTTGAGGGTCACGACCGCTTTTTTCCAGTCCGGCCGCTTGCCTTCAAACCGCCCTACGCGATGGAGTTTGCCTTTCATGCTCACTGTGGTTATCTTCGTCACATTGACCTTGAAGAGTTTTTCTACCGCTTGACGGATCTCGGCTTTGTTGGCGTTGGGCGCCACTTCAAAGCTGTATTTGTTCTCTTTGTCTTTCTGGGTAAGGCTTTTCTCGGTGAGAATAGGCCTTTTCAGAACTTCATAGATCTCTTTGGCCATGGTTATTCTCCCTTGGTCCACAGGACGTTCAGCGCGTCAAGCGCGGTCCTGGTGATGACCAGCTTGGTGCTGTTAAGCACGCCGTATGTGTTGAGGTTTTCAGGCCGGCAATGCACCAGCCCGGGCACGTTGCGCCCGGCAAGCAGCAGTTTGCCGTTCTCGCCCGTGGAAATGATCATGGGCTTTCTGCCGGCGTCAAGCGCGGCCAACGCGTCGGACATATGCCGGGTCTTCGCTTCGGGCAGATCGAATTTATCAACAACAACGACCGCGCCGTCCGCCAGCTTTGCGCTCAATGCGTGCGCCAAAGCCATGCGCCTTTTGAACTGGGGCAGTTCCCTGCGGAACGAATGGGGCCGCGGTCCGAAAACCACGCCGCCGCCCGTCCAGAGCGGAGAGCGGTTTGAACCCGACCGGGCGCGGCCGGTGCCTTTCTGCTTCCAGGGCTTCTTGCCGCCGCCGCTTACTTCCGCGCGGGTTTTGGCGCAGGCGCAGCCGATGCGCTGGTTGGCCAGAAACACTTTCGCCGCTTCATGAAGGAGGTGCTTGTCGGGGGTGACTCCGAAAACCTTTTCAGGCAGTTCGCACTTCCCTACTTTTTCACCCTGTATGTTTAATACTGCTGTTTCCATTTTAGATTTCCTCGAGTGAAAACTCTACCTCAAGCCTTTTTGCGCGACTTGGAGGTTTCCAGAACGGACACTATCGTGCCTTTGCAGCCCGGCACCGAACCGTTGATATAAATGCAGCCGGTGTCGTTATTGACCCGCACCACTTTCATCTTCGACATCGTAACCGTTCTCTGACCCATATGGCCGGCCATTCTCTGTCCGGGAATCACCCGGCCCAAAGAACGCTGCGAGGCGAGCGAACCGGGCGACCGTTCCTTATCGGACGCGCCGTGCGAGCCCGGCAGGCCGTGGAACCCGTGGCGCTTCATCGCGCCAGCGAAGCCTCTGCCTTTGGTCAGACCCTGAACGTCCACAAAATCACCGGTCTGGAACCGGGACGCGAGCGTAACCGCCTGTCCTATTTCATAACCGTCAACGCTGGCTATGCGGTATTCCTTGAGGTGCAGCGCGGGCGACACGTTGGCCTTCCTGTACTGGCCCGCAGTGGCTTTATTCAGTTTCTTGGGGTTCTTGTCCCCGTATCCGAGGCAGACGGCGGTATAACCGTCGCGCTCCTGCGTGCGGACATTGACTACTCTGCACGGATTGACTTTCACCACCGTTACGGAATGAACCGTGCCGGCTTCGTCAAAAACCTGGGTCATGCCGAGCTTTTCGCCCAGCACTGCGCGAAGGGTTGCCGGCGCTTCTGTAACCGCTGCGACTTCTGTATTTTTGATTTCTTCTGCCATTGTCGTTTTCCCGCTCACATCTTGATCCCGACATCAACACCAGCCGGAAGATCCAGTTTCATGAGTTCATCCACCGTTTTTGAGGTGGGGCTTTTCAGATCTATAAGCCGTTTGTGGATGCGCATCTCGAACTGCTCGCGCGATTTCTTGTCCACATGCGGCGATTTAAGCACGGTATACTTGCGAATCTTGGTCGGCAGGAGCACCGGCCCCGCAACAATCGCGCCGGTCCGGCGCGCGGTGTCCACTATCCGGGTCACGGACTGGTCAAGCATACGGTGGTCATAGGACCGCAGTTTAATGCGGATCCGCTCTTGCCCCTCTAGGGTATTGCCTTTCTTTTTGGTTTCTTCTGCCATACTTTCGTCCTTTTTTAATTGCGACAGATATCTTATTTTATAATTGTAGCATATTCCCGGCGCTTTGAGAACAGCTTAAATTTTCAATAAGACAGACAGCGCCCACCGCCGCTTCAGTTTCAGTCCGCGCTGTATTGGAGAAATACGCCTCTCCGCCACGCCGTTCACGCCGCATTTTTCAATACTTTCACAGCCCCCGCGCTTACTGCCCGCGCACGCTGCGACGTTAATATGCGGCCCGGAAACCGCCCGGCTGTTTTCCGCAAAAAGACACCCGCGCGGCAGGATCATCCTGCCGCCTGGGAGGCGACTACCATTGACGGGATTGCCAAAGCAATCCCCACCGCGGAACATATAATGCGGCCCCTGAATTCACGCGGCTTTGCCGCGTTCCGGACTTATTGCCGCCCGGTTCAGGCCCGCCCACAGGCTGATATGCGCTTCAGATTCTTTGCACACCGGACCCGAATCTTGTGCCTGGCCATATAATGCCCGGCGACTCTCGGTCCACCTGTCAGGAGGCGAAAACTCAGCCTTCCATTCTCGGGTCGCGCAGGATAGTTTAACTGCCCCTGCCGCCCGGCGCCCACACCCAAGAACCCGATTTCTTGTTTTCAGCCCGGCCGGCTGCTTCCAGGCCGGCCGGCAAAATCTCCATTCCGGCACAGTTTCTGCCGCAACGGCCCGTGACACAACTCGACTTCATCACGCACGGGGTCAGGGGGGTTGTTCCGCCCGGATACTCCGGACCAACGGCTAACGCATACCCCTTGCGGGGCTTCCCTTACGGAAAGCGGGTTATTATCCCTTGTTTTGCGCGGCGTCCTGCCTTCCGCGCCGCGCCCGGCCTGCTTGCCGCCGGGTATTTCAAGCCCCTCTCCAGCCTGCTGCGCCGGAACCGGACTCTGGGATAATATGCCGACGCGCCACTACCGCGTCATGCAATATCTGCCGTTTTCGTTTTCACTGCTTTCCGCCGACGCGCACGCCGCTGTATCGGAACATGCGCCCCGGCGCTAATTGCGGGCGGGGAAGAAGCCGTACGCCGCTTCCCCGCCCGGGTAATTACTGCAATACTAGCCGGCAACCTCGGCGGCGGATTTCTTTTCCACAATCGCCTTGGCTATGTTGCCCGGCACGTCTTCATAATGGCTGGGCTCAATATTAAACGACGCGCGGCCCTGTGACAGCGAGCGCACCGTCGTCGCATATCCGAACATTTCCGACAGCGGCACCGTGCCCCTGATGAAGCGCACGTTTCCGCGGTTGCCCATTTCAGAAATCTTCGCGCGACGGGAGTTGAGATCGCCGATAATGTCGCCCATATAACTCTCGGGCGTGACAACCTCCACTTTCATAATGGGTTCCAGAATCACGGGACTGGCGTTTTTGCAGGCCGCGCGCAACGCCATAGCGCCGGCGATCTTGAACGCGATTTCCGACGAGTCCACATCGTGGTACGAGCCGTCGAGCAGCACAACGCGCACGTCCACCAGCGGATAACCCGCCAGAGCGCCGCTTTCGCAGGCTTCCTTCGTGCCTTTTTCAACGGCCGGAATGAATTCCCGGGGAATTCTGCCCTGTTTCACTTCGTCCACGAACTCGAATCCGCCGCCCACGGGCAGCGGTTCCACCCTGATGATGACGTGGCCATACTGGCCCTTGCCACCGGACTGACGGATAAACTTGCCTTCCTGTTCCGCTTTCTTGCGGATCGTTTCGCGGTAAGCGACCTGCGGGTTGCCCACATTCGCCTGCACCTTGAATTCCCGCTTGAGCCGGTCCACAATAATATTGAGGTGAAGCTCGCCCATCCCGGAAATAATCGTCTGCGCGGTTTCTTCGTCCGTGCGCACCCGGAATGTCTGGTCCTCTTCGGCCAGCCGGCCCAGCGCGATGGACATTTTTTCCTCGTCTTCCTTTGACTTCGGCTCAATCGCGATCGAAATAACCGGTTCCGGGAAAGTGATTTCTTCCAGCAGGATCGGATTCTTCAGATCGCACAGCGTTTCGCCCACTTTCGCGTTTTTGAGCGCGACCGTGGCGGCGATATCGCCGGCATATAAATCTTTCACATCCTCTCGCTTGTCGGCGTGCATGCGCATTACCCGGCCAATGCGCTCCTGCGCGCCGCTGCGCGAGAACAGAACGGTGTCGCCCGCAGACAGCTTGCCTGAATAAATGCGGAAATAACTCAGTTTGCCCACATACGGATCGGTCTGGATCTTAAACAGCAGCGCGGAAAACGGTTCGCTGTCTGAAGCCTTGCGCTCCACCGGTTCGTCCGTATCGGGATTCACGCCTTTCGTGGGAGGCACCTCGACCGGCGACGGCAGATAGTAGCACACCGCGTCGAGCATCGGCTGCACGCCTTTGTTCTTGTATGACGAACCGCACACGACCGGAAAGAATTTCCCTGTCAGCACGCCCTGACGTATCGCCGTGCGGATTTCCTCCACGGAAAACTCGGTGGAGCCGGCCAGATAGCGCTCCATGATGCTTTCGTCGTAATCGGAAATTTTCTCGATCATTTCCGTGCGGTGCTTCTCGGCGGCTTCCTTGTATTCGGCGGGAATATCAACAATCTCGAATTTCGCGCCAACCTCGTCGCCGGACCAGACATAGGCTTTCATCTGCACCAGATCCACGACGCCTTTAAGGTTCTCTTCCGCGCCGATCGGAATCTGGATCGGGCAGGCGTTGCCGCCCAGTTTTTCCCGGATGGAATGAACCGAATTGTAAAAATTCGCGCCCAGCCGGTCAAGCTTGTTGATGTAGGCGATCCGGGGCACATGGTATTTGTCAGCCTGGCGCCATACGGTTTCAGACTGGGGCTCCACGCCCTGCACTCCGTCAAACACCACCACCGCGCCGTCAAGCACGCGCAGGCTCCGCTCGACTTCGGCGGTAAAATCCACGTGTCCCGGAGTGTCAATGATGTTGATCTGGCAGTCGCGCCAGGAGCAGTAAATCGCGGCGGAGGTGATGGTAATGCCGCGCTCGCGCTCCTGTTCCATCCAGTCGGTTACGGCGGTCCCGTCATGCACTTCGCCGATTTTATGTATGCGGCCCGTATAAAAAAGTATACGTTCCGTGGTTGTGGTTTTACCTGCGTCAATGTGCGCGATAATACCGATGTTCCTGATCTTCTCTAGCGGATATTCTCTTGGCATACTCTAAGCGTTCCCGGCGTGCTGGATTACCATCTGTAATGGGCGAAAGCGCGGTTCGCTTCGGCCATTTTATGCGTGTCTTCGCGTTTTTTAAACGCCGTCCCTTCCTTCCTGGCGGCCAGCATCAGCTCTTCGGCCAGCTTGTCCGCCATCGGACGGCCCTTGCGGCTGCGCGCCGCGGTGAGAATCCAGCGCATCGCGATCGCGGTGCCGCGGATCGGTTTGACCTCCAGAGGCACCTGATAAGTCGCGCCGCCCACCCGCCGGGGCTTTACTTCCACCAGCGGCCGCACGTTCTCGATGGCCTTGTTAAACGTTTCCATCGGCTCGGCGCTGGTTTTTTCCTTGATTATGTCAAGCGCGCCGTACACCAGCTTTTCGGCAGTATTCTTTTTGCCTTCGTAATTCATCTTGTTGATGAACCGGGCAATGAGCACCGAATTGCACTTCGAATCCGGCGCGGGAACTTCTCTTCTTTCTCTGGGTTTAAGACCTTTTCTGGGCATAGTTTCTTTCCGCTTACTTGGCTTTGGGCCGCTTGACGCCGTAAAGCGAACGACCCTGCTTTCTGTTCTCGACACCGGCGGCATCCAAAGCGCCGCGGATAATATGGTATCTTACGCCCGGAAGATCTTTGACACGACCGCCGCGCACGAGCACGATCGAATGCTCCTGCAGGTTGTGTCCCACTCCGGGGATGTAGGCCGTAACCTCGACCTTCGAAGTCAGTTTTACGCGCGCCACTTTCCGTAAAGCCGAGTTCGGCTTCTTGGGGGTTACCGTCCACACGCGGGTGCAGACGCCCCTTCTCTGAGGACAGGAATTGAGGGCAGGCGCTTTCGTCCTGTTTCTCTGTTTGCTCCGTCCGAATTTCACTAACTGATTTATTGTAGGCATAGCGATTTTTACCGTTCCTTGTTTTTATTCGTCCGAAATACCGACATCAAACTTTCTTGCGGCGATACCGGTCCCCGCGGGAATAAGGTGGCCGACGATCACGTTCTCTTTCAGGCCACGAAGCGTGTCGGCCTGGCCCATGATGGCGGCGTCAGTGAGCACCTTCGTGGTTTCCTGGAAGCTGGCCGCCGAAATCCACGATTCCGACGCAAGCGAAGCTTTGCTGATACCCAGCAGGATCGGTTCAGCCTGGGCTTCCTGTTTGCCGGCGCGCTTCATTTTCCCGTTCTCGGCGAGAAAGGAGGCTTTGCTCACGATCTCGCCTTTAAGGAAGGACGTTTCCCCTCCGTCAAGAATACGGACATTGCCCAGCATCTGGCGGACGATCACTTCAATGTGCCTGTCGTTAATCGTAACGCCCTGCAGTCTGTAAACTTCCTGAATGGCGTTTAAAAGGAATTCCTGCACGTCCTTGATTCCCTTCACATGCAGCATGTCGTGCGGATTGACCGCCCCGTCGGTAAGCGCTTCCCCGACACCCACATAGTCGCCTTCGTACACCACAAGATGCTTGCCGTGGGGAATGCTGTACTGCTTGACCTGGTTCGTCTCCTCGTTGCGCACCGATACCTCGATGAGGCCTTTAGGCGACATTTCAAGGCTGACCGTGCCCTCGATCTCGGAGATGATGGCCGGATTGCGGGGCTTGCGCGCCTCAAACAATTCGGCGATGCGGGGCAGGCCGCCGGTGATATCTTTCGTGCCGCCCACTTCCTGCGGAATTTTGGCCAGCGCATCGCCGCAGCGAACATCCTCGCCGGATTCCGTCAATAAAATTGTATCAATAGGCAGGGGGTAATTGAAAGAGCCTTCTTTTCCCTTGATGCCGATGGACGGGCTCTTTTTGCTCTCCCGGCTGCCCACAATCCGCCGCTCGATCACGCCGGTAACGCGGTTGCGCTCCTCGTGCAGCGTGATGCCTTCCACAACGTCGCGCAGCGCGATCACGCCGTCAATTTCCGAAATGATCGGCAGTGAATGCGGATCCCATTCCGCCATCAAAGTGGCCACTTTAACCCTGTCGCCGGCTTTGGCGTGCAGAATCGCGCCGTAAGGAACTTTATACTCCTTCACATGCCCCGCGGGAGTTTCCAGCTTGATGAACCCGTTGCGGGACACGCAGATGCGTTTGCCGAACCGGTCCGACACTTCGCGGATATCGTGAAACACGACCTTGCCGTCAACTTCAGCCTCGGCTTTCGAGCGGCTGAGCACGCGCGACGCGGTTCCGCCGATATGGAAAGTTCTCAGCGTCAGCTGGGTTCCGGGCTCGCCGATTGACTGGGCCGCAATGATGCCGACCGCTTCGCCCGTGTTGACCGGCTGCCAGTTCGCCAGATTTAGGCCGTAACACTTGGCGCAGACGCCGTTTTCCGCCTCGCAGGTCAGCACCGAGCGGATCCGCAGCGACTCCACTTCATATTTCTCCAGTTCGTCAGCCATTTCGCTGGTGATCAGATCCCCGTCGGACACAAGCACCTTGTCCTTGCCTTTCTCGTCTTTCACCGTTACCGTTTCAAGCGAAGTGCGGCCCAGAATGCGGTCGCGCAGCGGCTCGATCACTTCTTCGCCGCTCATCAGCGATTTGACCGTGATGCCGTTAATGGTGCCGCAGTCCGGCTGGATGACAACCACGTTGTGACCCACGTCCACCAGACGGCGGGTAAGGTACCCGGCGTCAGCGGTTTTAAGAGCCGTGTCGGACAGACCTTTGCGGCCGCCGTGCGTGGAAATGAAATATTCCAGCACCGTCAGCCCTTCGCGGAAATTGGAGGTGATGGGAGATTCGATGATTTCACCGATACCGCCGGTCAGCTTCTTCTGCGGTTTCGCCATCAGACCGCGCATGCCCGCCAGCTGCCGCACCTGCTGGCGCGAGCCTCTGGCGCCGGAATCGGCCATCATGTGGATCGAGTTGAACCGCTGCGCGCCCGGTTTGTAATGGGTCGAGTCGGTCTTCTTCATCTCTTCAAACAGCTTGTCGGCGACATCGTCGGTAACGCGCGTCCAGATATCAATGACTTTGTTATAGCGTTCGCCTTCGGTGATGAGACCCGCTTCCGCCTGGCTCTGGATCTGCGCCACTTTCTTCTTGGCGTCGGCGATGATTTTTTTCTTCGCCTCGGGAATGGTCATGTCCGCGACCGATATGGACAGGCCGGATTTTGTGGCATAGGTATAGCCCATCCGCATGATCCGGTCCAGAAACCGCACGGCTTCGTAATGCCCGTAGGTTTTGTCCTTGTAACAGGTTTCCACAAGCCGCGACAGTTCCTTCTTGCCGACCACGCTGTTGATGTAGCCCCATTTCTCCGGCATGGCGCGGTTGAAAATCACCCGCCCGACCGAAGTATAATCTTTCCAATTGCGCACGTCGTGCAGGCCTTTTTCCAGGCCTTTTTCGACGATC contains:
- the rplD gene encoding 50S ribosomal protein L4; this translates as METAVLNIQGEKVGKCELPEKVFGVTPDKHLLHEAAKVFLANQRIGCACAKTRAEVSGGGKKPWKQKGTGRARSGSNRSPLWTGGGVVFGPRPHSFRRELPQFKRRMALAHALSAKLADGAVVVVDKFDLPEAKTRHMSDALAALDAGRKPMIISTGENGKLLLAGRNVPGLVHCRPENLNTYGVLNSTKLVITRTALDALNVLWTKGE
- the rplB gene encoding 50S ribosomal protein L2 → MPKSFRPYTPSRRFITVADFSEITKTVPEKSLTTGLRKSGGRNNTGMVMVRHIGGGHKRAFRKIDFKREKYGIPAKVVSIEYDPNRSSRICLLNYADGEKRYILHPVGVKVGDMLNSGPQADIKVGNALPLKNIPEGTFLHNIEMLVGRGAQLVRSAGAQAQLLAREGKYAHIRMPSGEIRLLPVDCMATIGQVGNVEHNTIVIGNAGRKRHLGIRPTVRGGAMNAVDHPMGGGRGHSKGGNIARSPWNQKAKGFKTRVQKVWNWMIVQDRRKAKARA
- the rpsG gene encoding 30S ribosomal protein S7; the protein is MPRKGLKPRERREVPAPDSKCNSVLIARFINKMNYEGKKNTAEKLVYGALDIIKEKTSAEPMETFNKAIENVRPLVEVKPRRVGGATYQVPLEVKPIRGTAIAMRWILTAARSRKGRPMADKLAEELMLAARKEGTAFKKREDTHKMAEANRAFAHYRW
- the rpsJ gene encoding 30S ribosomal protein S10, which gives rise to MAEETKKKGNTLEGQERIRIKLRSYDHRMLDQSVTRIVDTARRTGAIVAGPVLLPTKIRKYTVLKSPHVDKKSREQFEMRIHKRLIDLKSPTSKTVDELMKLDLPAGVDVGIKM
- the rpsL gene encoding 30S ribosomal protein S12 — protein: MPTINQLVKFGRSKQRNRTKAPALNSCPQRRGVCTRVWTVTPKKPNSALRKVARVKLTSKVEVTAYIPGVGHNLQEHSIVLVRGGRVKDLPGVRYHIIRGALDAAGVENRKQGRSLYGVKRPKAK
- a CDS encoding 50S ribosomal protein L23, with product MAKEIYEVLKRPILTEKSLTQKDKENKYSFEVAPNANKAEIRQAVEKLFKVNVTKITTVSMKGKLHRVGRFEGKRPDWKKAVVTLKDGQKIEVSDAA
- the rpoC gene encoding DNA-directed RNA polymerase subunit beta' yields the protein MLDTGKKLKNAENLDFLDFNAIKVGIASPEQIFNWSSGEVKKPETINYRTLKPERDGLFCERIFGPTKDYECSCGKYRWVKYKGMVCDRCGVEITESKVRREKMGHIELAVPVAHIWFLRKTPSRIGIILDMKASELERVVYYASYVVLEDVTDPVSQRVELHKGDLLSDAQVRETRKKYGARLKVGIGANAIRQLLEQVDFKLEIPKLHEQLRETNSEMERSKLLRRVKTLEDFQQSGNRPEWMILKVLPVIPPDLRPLVPLEGGRFAASDLNDLYRRIINRNNRLKHIEALRAPEVMVYNEKRLLQEAVDALIENGARGKYFIGAGGRPLKSLSDIIKGKHGRFRQNLLGKRVDYSGRSVIVVGPSLKLSQCGLPKLMALELFKPFIIGELMRRQGVTLKAAKKMLERVRPEIWDILEYVTKNHPVLLNRAPTLHRLGIQAFEPVLIEGKAIQLHPLTCTAFNADFDGDQMAVHVPLSLEAQLEARMLMMATNNILSPASGKPIATPGHDMVLGVNYITKVKDGEFGEGMIFADPEDAISAYHHGRVSLQAKVKVRGINAIVEKGLEKGLHDVRNWKDYTSVGRVIFNRAMPEKWGYINSVVGKKELSRLVETCYKDKTYGHYEAVRFLDRIMRMGYTYATKSGLSISVADMTIPEAKKKIIADAKKKVAQIQSQAEAGLITEGERYNKVIDIWTRVTDDVADKLFEEMKKTDSTHYKPGAQRFNSIHMMADSGARGSRQQVRQLAGMRGLMAKPQKKLTGGIGEIIESPITSNFREGLTVLEYFISTHGGRKGLSDTALKTADAGYLTRRLVDVGHNVVVIQPDCGTINGITVKSLMSGEEVIEPLRDRILGRTSLETVTVKDEKGKDKVLVSDGDLITSEMADELEKYEVESLRIRSVLTCEAENGVCAKCYGLNLANWQPVNTGEAVGIIAAQSIGEPGTQLTLRTFHIGGTASRVLSRSKAEAEVDGKVVFHDIREVSDRFGKRICVSRNGFIKLETPAGHVKEYKVPYGAILHAKAGDRVKVATLMAEWDPHSLPIISEIDGVIALRDVVEGITLHEERNRVTGVIERRIVGSRESKKSPSIGIKGKEGSFNYPLPIDTILLTESGEDVRCGDALAKIPQEVGGTKDITGGLPRIAELFEARKPRNPAIISEIEGTVSLEMSPKGLIEVSVRNEETNQVKQYSIPHGKHLVVYEGDYVGVGEALTDGAVNPHDMLHVKGIKDVQEFLLNAIQEVYRLQGVTINDRHIEVIVRQMLGNVRILDGGETSFLKGEIVSKASFLAENGKMKRAGKQEAQAEPILLGISKASLASESWISAASFQETTKVLTDAAIMGQADTLRGLKENVIVGHLIPAGTGIAARKFDVGISDE
- the rplC gene encoding 50S ribosomal protein L3 codes for the protein MAEEIKNTEVAAVTEAPATLRAVLGEKLGMTQVFDEAGTVHSVTVVKVNPCRVVNVRTQERDGYTAVCLGYGDKNPKKLNKATAGQYRKANVSPALHLKEYRIASVDGYEIGQAVTLASRFQTGDFVDVQGLTKGRGFAGAMKRHGFHGLPGSHGASDKERSPGSLASQRSLGRVIPGQRMAGHMGQRTVTMSKMKVVRVNNDTGCIYINGSVPGCKGTIVSVLETSKSRKKA
- the rpsS gene encoding 30S ribosomal protein S19, giving the protein MGRSTKKGPYIDESLLKKVRAMNDSGNKKSVKTWARACTISPEFVGHTFMVHNGQKFLPVYVSERMVGHKLGEFAFTRTFRGHGESHTKKSASLT
- the rpsC gene encoding 30S ribosomal protein S3; its protein translation is MGHKIHPRSMRLGYIQDWQSRWFAPNNMPALINQDFEIRTLVKNRYPMAAISWIGIERAGSFLRVNVHTARPGVVIGKKGGDIETLRKSIQELTGSRTSVNVMEIKNPETDAQLVAEAIAMQLERRAHFGGAMKRAIDRAMSAKALGIKIMVAGRLGGAEIARTEWKREGRVPLHTLCADIDYGFTEANTISGKIGVKCWIYKKDHFAKSPKELLAEMRKNGGFTDSETPEAAKEEPAKKEASDHADA
- the rplV gene encoding 50S ribosomal protein L22; the protein is MDAVAIAKFQRYGRRKVGQIADQIRGKNVLVAEQLVEMAPRRSSDMVRKAIHSAAANLSVKLGKQLDPATIWVTRIYADMGPMKHLRRVQPGPQGRALPFRRKVCHLTVVVSDTKGGVS
- the fusA gene encoding elongation factor G is translated as MPREYPLEKIRNIGIIAHIDAGKTTTTERILFYTGRIHKIGEVHDGTAVTDWMEQERERGITITSAAIYCSWRDCQINIIDTPGHVDFTAEVERSLRVLDGAVVVFDGVQGVEPQSETVWRQADKYHVPRIAYINKLDRLGANFYNSVHSIREKLGGNACPIQIPIGAEENLKGVVDLVQMKAYVWSGDEVGAKFEIVDIPAEYKEAAEKHRTEMIEKISDYDESIMERYLAGSTEFSVEEIRTAIRQGVLTGKFFPVVCGSSYKNKGVQPMLDAVCYYLPSPVEVPPTKGVNPDTDEPVERKASDSEPFSALLFKIQTDPYVGKLSYFRIYSGKLSAGDTVLFSRSGAQERIGRVMRMHADKREDVKDLYAGDIAATVALKNAKVGETLCDLKNPILLEEITFPEPVISIAIEPKSKEDEEKMSIALGRLAEEDQTFRVRTDEETAQTIISGMGELHLNIIVDRLKREFKVQANVGNPQVAYRETIRKKAEQEGKFIRQSGGKGQYGHVIIRVEPLPVGGGFEFVDEVKQGRIPREFIPAVEKGTKEACESGALAGYPLVDVRVVLLDGSYHDVDSSEIAFKIAGAMALRAACKNASPVILEPIMKVEVVTPESYMGDIIGDLNSRRAKISEMGNRGNVRFIRGTVPLSEMFGYATTVRSLSQGRASFNIEPSHYEDVPGNIAKAIVEKKSAAEVAG